The following coding sequences are from one Verrucomicrobiota bacterium window:
- a CDS encoding Gfo/Idh/MocA family oxidoreductase, which produces MSDDTNYTLTSDSKVKQIPAPELDYRPRLPKTFRPKIGLIGCGGITSHHLTAYKEDDLEVVALCDLNIQAAEDRKKEFYPEATCYTDYNDLLSDVRIDVVDIALHPGPRAAAVEAALHAGKHVLSQKPFALDIDVAAKLADLADEKGLKLAVNQNGRWAPYVRYIQQAINKGLIGEVHSANIFLNWDHTWIKGTPFETIHHIILYDFAVHWIDMAVNFFKGQSAELATGSLRKASEQTIDPPMMGGAVLQFANGFATLGFDGHSKHRNLERFTITGSKGTINASGTVCKIDEVKLENEEGVATAKLEGEWFNDGFRGTMGELLCAIDEGRQPFNSARNNLDTLAAVFAVIGSADSGQTVKVGSHRQLDDRCQPKTNS; this is translated from the coding sequence ATGTCCGACGACACCAATTACACCCTCACCTCCGACAGTAAGGTAAAACAAATCCCAGCTCCAGAACTGGACTACCGACCACGCCTGCCCAAAACCTTTCGCCCCAAGATCGGGCTCATTGGTTGTGGCGGAATTACCTCTCACCATTTGACCGCTTACAAGGAAGACGACCTGGAGGTCGTAGCTCTCTGCGACTTGAATATTCAGGCAGCAGAAGACCGGAAAAAAGAATTTTATCCTGAGGCAACCTGCTATACCGATTACAATGATCTGCTGTCGGACGTTAGAATAGACGTAGTCGATATCGCCCTACATCCGGGTCCCAGAGCTGCAGCCGTCGAAGCCGCCCTCCATGCGGGAAAACACGTACTCAGCCAAAAGCCCTTCGCGCTCGACATCGATGTCGCCGCCAAGCTCGCAGACCTAGCCGATGAAAAAGGCCTGAAGCTAGCCGTCAACCAGAACGGTCGCTGGGCTCCTTATGTGCGCTACATACAGCAGGCAATTAACAAAGGCCTTATAGGAGAAGTTCACTCCGCAAATATTTTTCTGAACTGGGACCATACCTGGATCAAAGGGACTCCATTCGAAACCATCCATCACATCATCCTTTACGATTTTGCTGTTCACTGGATTGATATGGCCGTCAATTTCTTCAAAGGCCAATCAGCCGAACTGGCAACCGGAAGTCTGCGCAAAGCAAGCGAGCAAACCATAGATCCACCCATGATGGGCGGTGCCGTTCTTCAGTTTGCCAATGGATTCGCCACCCTTGGATTTGATGGACACAGCAAACACCGAAATCTGGAACGTTTTACCATAACGGGTTCCAAAGGAACTATCAACGCCTCCGGCACAGTCTGCAAAATCGATGAAGTAAAACTCGAAAATGAGGAAGGTGTTGCCACCGCCAAGCTTGAAGGCGAATGGTTCAACGACGGATTTCGTGGAACGATGGGCGAGTTGCTTTGCGCGATAGACGAAGGCCGCCAACCATTCAACTCAGCGAGGAATAACTTGGACACACTCGCAGCCGTTTTTGCGGTCATCGGGTCCGCAGATTCAGGACAAACCGTAAAGGTCGGTAGTCATCGGCAGCTGGATGATCGATGTCAGCCTAAAACGAATAGTTAA
- a CDS encoding sulfatase encodes MTKDLLKIYSWVTYASLALLGGLSAAKKPNILLILADDTGYTDLGAFAERITGTPTHQQLYETPNLDKLVGEGTAFQQAYACPLCSPTRSSILTGRYAGKIGFTTATPGSVRTFYNQGIAPPPGYLAQDAIYWGDSIREQQALWNGSSLQALPSGQANDLGRDAITLAEALNQDGYRSAFIGKWHLGGHGSKGYEPHDQGFEEIAYIDAGGSVYFDWRKIWDNHKPVHPRMPQDKLYNGKSGKETGEKYLTDDLSAQASAFIRSHVKTRGGQPFFLYFCQLALHGPIQAKKEDVDYFESKPTKGWNNHTNATYAGMVKSLDESVGSLVDVLKETDQLENTLIVFMSDNGGVSWPMNQQTRADDSRATWNAPLKGGKAMLFEGGIRVPLFFYWKGKIKGGQWVDRAVDCNDIFPTILEMAGVDVKPYQKPSLGPAIDGQSLVGLIENPTGEQTSYDRDTFFWHYPFNVIVHNPVDGMPLAPHSAIRKGPHKLIYDWSGRLWLYNIDEDISETQNLAGAKPELTRALFSELNEWLGENVADKYLPTLNPGYNPASDGRSYPFVDYRALLLGDSYKIKPKPRHSVNNLHK; translated from the coding sequence CTGGGTGCGTTTGCCGAGCGAATAACAGGCACACCCACCCATCAACAGTTATACGAAACACCCAATCTGGATAAACTGGTCGGCGAAGGCACCGCTTTTCAGCAAGCCTACGCCTGCCCGTTGTGTTCGCCCACGCGTTCCAGTATTTTAACAGGCCGCTATGCCGGGAAGATCGGCTTCACCACCGCGACGCCGGGCAGTGTGCGGACCTTTTACAACCAGGGAATAGCTCCCCCTCCCGGATACCTGGCACAAGATGCCATCTACTGGGGGGATTCCATCCGGGAGCAACAGGCGCTTTGGAATGGCTCTTCCTTGCAGGCTCTGCCTTCCGGCCAGGCAAATGATCTGGGACGCGATGCAATCACCTTGGCCGAGGCACTCAATCAGGATGGCTACCGCTCCGCCTTCATCGGGAAGTGGCACCTCGGAGGGCATGGCTCCAAGGGCTATGAACCCCACGACCAGGGCTTTGAGGAAATTGCCTATATTGATGCGGGAGGATCAGTCTATTTCGATTGGCGTAAAATTTGGGACAATCATAAACCGGTTCATCCCCGCATGCCCCAAGACAAGCTCTATAATGGAAAGTCTGGCAAGGAAACCGGCGAGAAATATCTAACAGATGATCTCTCGGCGCAAGCCTCTGCCTTCATCCGGTCGCACGTTAAGACGCGTGGCGGTCAACCCTTCTTTCTCTATTTCTGCCAGTTGGCTTTGCATGGTCCGATCCAGGCAAAAAAGGAAGATGTTGATTACTTTGAGTCAAAACCCACCAAAGGTTGGAATAATCACACCAATGCGACCTATGCGGGCATGGTTAAAAGTTTGGACGAGTCGGTGGGTTCCCTGGTGGACGTTCTCAAAGAAACGGACCAGTTGGAAAACACTCTGATTGTTTTCATGAGCGACAACGGCGGCGTTTCATGGCCCATGAATCAACAAACAAGGGCCGATGATTCCAGGGCCACCTGGAATGCTCCGCTCAAAGGCGGCAAAGCCATGCTTTTTGAAGGCGGTATCCGTGTGCCGCTCTTTTTCTACTGGAAAGGAAAGATCAAAGGTGGCCAGTGGGTGGATCGGGCAGTCGATTGCAATGACATTTTTCCTACCATCCTGGAAATGGCCGGTGTGGACGTGAAGCCGTACCAAAAACCTTCCCTGGGTCCCGCCATCGATGGGCAAAGTCTGGTGGGTTTAATTGAGAATCCCACCGGAGAACAAACATCTTATGACCGCGACACTTTCTTCTGGCATTACCCGTTCAACGTGATTGTGCACAACCCGGTGGACGGCATGCCACTCGCCCCGCACTCGGCCATTCGGAAGGGCCCGCATAAACTCATCTACGATTGGTCGGGCCGGCTTTGGTTGTACAATATCGATGAGGATATTTCCGAAACACAAAATCTGGCCGGTGCAAAACCCGAACTGACGCGCGCCTTGTTTTCCGAACTCAATGAATGGCTTGGCGAGAATGTCGCGGATAAGTATCTGCCGACCTTGAACCCGGGTTACAATCCGGCTTCAGATGGGCGTTCCTATCCCTTTGTCGATTACCGTGCTTTGCTGTTGGGTGACTCATACAAGATTAAGCCTAAGCCCAGACACAGCGTGAACAACCTGCATAAGTAA
- a CDS encoding MBL fold metallo-hydrolase: MKEAFQKDDALLADIAAARDDESHALHTWWLGQSGFLVMCNGRTVLFDPYLSDSLTRKYAETDKPHNRITELVIDPIRLEGIDVITSSHNHTDHLDQETLLALFEANPKTQFIIPEANREFVATRMACDPDWPMGLNDGVSIELEGIAFHGLASAHDELKTNDKGEHHFMGFVIELGPWTIYHSGDTRLYDGLTHRLNRFSIDLAFLPINGYKPERRVAGNLNTEEAAQLASDCNIGTAIPHHYDMFEFNTADPIDFGTACAKQNVNCHILRNGEKATFSKS; this comes from the coding sequence ATGAAAGAGGCTTTTCAAAAGGACGACGCGCTACTCGCAGATATAGCGGCAGCGCGTGATGATGAATCCCACGCACTCCACACCTGGTGGCTCGGTCAAAGTGGATTTCTTGTCATGTGCAATGGAAGGACCGTGCTATTCGATCCTTACCTGTCCGATTCGCTAACGCGCAAATATGCTGAGACGGACAAACCACATAACCGAATCACCGAACTTGTCATTGACCCCATTCGCCTGGAAGGAATCGACGTTATCACTTCCAGTCACAATCACACAGACCATCTCGACCAGGAAACGCTCCTCGCATTATTTGAAGCAAATCCTAAAACACAATTTATCATTCCCGAAGCGAACCGTGAATTCGTCGCAACGCGGATGGCCTGCGATCCCGATTGGCCGATGGGACTCAACGATGGAGTATCGATCGAGCTTGAAGGAATCGCATTCCATGGACTTGCATCAGCACACGACGAATTAAAAACAAACGACAAAGGCGAACACCACTTTATGGGTTTCGTAATCGAGCTCGGCCCCTGGACCATCTACCACAGTGGTGATACACGCCTCTACGACGGCCTGACCCATCGCCTGAATCGATTCTCAATCGATTTAGCATTTCTCCCCATCAATGGCTACAAACCTGAACGCCGCGTCGCCGGAAATTTAAATACCGAAGAAGCTGCCCAGCTCGCCTCCGATTGCAACATAGGCACAGCCATCCCCCACCACTACGACATGTTCGAATTCAACACCGCCGACCCCATTGATTTCGGAACGGCCTGCGCAAAACAAAACGTCAACTGCCACATCCTCCGCAATGGAGAAAAAGCTACATTCTCAAAATCCTGA
- a CDS encoding sulfatase-like hydrolase/transferase has product MISNSNLQNGVIDMKKYGVYYILMLFLAATCLEAAQPNIIFIVTDDHGHNDLQATDLRKEVDMPNVHRLSTNGVLMTQAYCTAPQCVPSRAGIVTGRYQQRFGIDANGEGPLPASQKSIASRLKDFGYTTGHVGKWHLEPNRETTKWLAENGYKSMADVPESVVSNHRSQAFGYDEYAQGTGNQYWSNFAVNGKSFPATDVNYLWNDGCKPWTRPITREASTRAFMNSSRIAGAFVRMLKLGKGRCSEISFPKKPVIEKLNKQWMKCLPVSICAELEFGVPRLPRN; this is encoded by the coding sequence ATGATTAGCAATTCCAATTTGCAGAACGGAGTTATCGATATGAAGAAATATGGTGTCTATTATATACTCATGCTGTTTCTGGCGGCCACGTGTTTAGAAGCGGCTCAGCCCAACATCATCTTCATTGTAACCGATGACCATGGTCACAATGATTTGCAGGCGACGGATTTGCGAAAGGAGGTAGACATGCCTAATGTGCACCGGCTTTCGACCAACGGTGTATTGATGACCCAGGCTTACTGCACGGCTCCGCAATGCGTGCCGTCGAGGGCGGGCATCGTCACGGGGCGATATCAACAGCGTTTTGGCATTGATGCCAACGGAGAGGGCCCGCTGCCCGCTTCGCAGAAATCCATTGCTTCTCGTTTGAAAGACTTCGGCTATACAACCGGGCATGTGGGCAAGTGGCATCTTGAGCCCAACCGGGAGACCACAAAATGGCTCGCCGAGAACGGCTACAAGAGCATGGCGGACGTGCCAGAATCGGTCGTTAGCAACCATCGGTCCCAGGCGTTTGGCTACGATGAATATGCGCAGGGAACAGGGAATCAGTACTGGTCCAATTTCGCTGTAAACGGGAAGAGCTTCCCGGCGACAGACGTAAACTACCTTTGGAACGATGGATGCAAACCTTGGACACGCCCCATTACGAGGGAGGCTTCCACAAGAGCCTTTATGAATTCATCGAGAATCGCTGGGGCTTTCGTGAGGATGCTCAAACTCGGGAAAGGAAGGTGCAGTGAGATTTCGTTCCCTAAAAAACCGGTAATAGAAAAATTGAACAAACAATGGATGAAATGTTTGCCGGTTTCAATATGTGCCGAGCTGGAGTTCGGTGTTCCCAGATTACCTAGAAATTAA
- a CDS encoding sulfatase-like hydrolase/transferase, whose translation MTLSSNGWKVICLAVLWPLCSEASEKMNVVFILADDLGWSDTTLYGNTSFYETPNIERLANRGMLFSNAYTAHPLCSPTRASIMTGQEPGRIGFTSAAGHVEQVVLKASLPTRARPDRKALTPQSVTRLNTDYVTLAETLRQSGYVTGHFGKWHLGKEPYSPLEQGFDIDVPHWPGPGPAGSYVAPWKFPNELDFDPATPDEHIEDRMAKEAVAFLEAHRDEAFFLNYWAFSVHTPFDAKPSLIDKYAAKADPNNPQRVPLYAAMVESLDDAVGTLLDALDRLQLSENTIIIFFSDNGGILFSLIDGVPPTSNAPLRGGKATIYDGGTRVPCAVIWPGHLQSGSETDAFLTSTDWYPTILEMLSLPKPAELRFDGVSQVPALKGTDNPRSDLTCFVPHYYPKSGNIPSTYHREGDWKLIRFHADGDNGADRFELYNLKNDLGETKDLSGDHGIPGVPRGKTNCYDLAIQAPLLMRWPGHIQPGRTVDDFVNLMDLGPTLLELAEAEVSESMTGRSFLEQIKSKQSGWIDPQRDHVFVGRERHYHSARAGNLPYPMRAVRNKDYLYIKNFKPERWPMGDPYNWNTAQKPTYDELHTQTAVTTTDLDASLTKAYMFTHLDDHFELTLGKRPVEELYDLKTDPDQLHNLAEEPSRAAVLKELRQQVDAVMLATNDPRLTDSFDYLPYSDSTKPRVSVR comes from the coding sequence ATGACTCTTTCATCCAATGGTTGGAAGGTGATTTGCTTAGCGGTTTTATGGCCGTTATGCTCCGAAGCTAGCGAAAAGATGAACGTGGTGTTCATTTTGGCCGATGATTTGGGCTGGAGTGATACCACTCTCTACGGAAATACCAGCTTCTACGAAACGCCTAATATAGAGCGTCTGGCCAACAGGGGTATGCTTTTTAGCAACGCCTATACGGCACACCCGCTCTGTTCCCCGACCCGCGCCAGTATCATGACGGGACAAGAACCGGGACGGATAGGATTTACCTCAGCCGCCGGCCATGTGGAGCAAGTTGTTCTCAAAGCCTCGCTACCTACTCGTGCCCGACCCGACCGCAAAGCGCTGACTCCGCAGTCCGTTACCCGGCTCAACACCGACTATGTTACCCTGGCAGAGACCTTGCGGCAGTCGGGCTACGTGACGGGCCATTTTGGTAAATGGCATCTGGGCAAAGAACCCTATTCACCGCTCGAACAGGGGTTCGATATCGATGTGCCTCACTGGCCCGGTCCCGGTCCAGCCGGTTCCTATGTTGCCCCCTGGAAGTTTCCCAATGAACTGGATTTTGATCCGGCCACTCCCGACGAGCATATCGAAGACCGCATGGCGAAAGAAGCCGTCGCCTTCCTCGAAGCACACCGCGACGAGGCCTTCTTTTTAAACTATTGGGCCTTTTCGGTACACACGCCTTTCGACGCAAAACCATCGCTCATCGATAAGTACGCGGCCAAGGCCGATCCGAACAACCCACAGCGAGTGCCCCTCTATGCTGCCATGGTTGAAAGCCTGGATGACGCGGTCGGCACCTTGCTCGATGCTTTGGACCGTCTCCAACTCAGCGAAAACACCATTATCATTTTCTTCTCTGACAATGGCGGTATCCTGTTCAGTCTCATCGATGGAGTTCCTCCTACCAGCAATGCCCCTCTTCGCGGCGGCAAGGCGACCATCTACGACGGAGGTACGAGGGTGCCCTGCGCGGTCATCTGGCCGGGACACCTTCAATCCGGCAGCGAAACGGATGCCTTTCTTACTAGTACCGACTGGTATCCCACCATCCTGGAAATGCTCTCCCTTCCAAAACCGGCGGAACTGCGCTTTGACGGAGTTAGCCAAGTACCGGCACTAAAAGGAACGGACAATCCCCGTTCCGATCTCACCTGTTTCGTTCCCCACTATTATCCGAAATCGGGCAACATCCCGTCCACTTATCACCGGGAAGGCGACTGGAAACTCATCCGCTTCCATGCGGATGGTGACAACGGAGCCGATCGATTTGAGCTATACAACCTCAAGAACGACCTTGGTGAAACCAAAGATCTCTCGGGCGATCATGGTATTCCTGGAGTTCCGCGAGGTAAAACCAACTGTTACGATCTGGCAATCCAGGCACCGTTGCTCATGAGATGGCCAGGACACATACAGCCTGGCCGAACCGTAGACGACTTTGTCAATCTGATGGATCTAGGACCTACACTACTTGAACTTGCTGAGGCAGAAGTTTCGGAAAGTATGACCGGGCGCAGTTTTCTCGAACAAATCAAGAGCAAGCAAAGTGGCTGGATTGATCCCCAACGAGACCATGTTTTCGTAGGCCGGGAGCGCCACTATCACAGTGCGCGAGCCGGTAACTTACCTTACCCTATGCGAGCGGTTCGGAATAAAGACTACCTGTATATCAAAAACTTTAAGCCCGAACGTTGGCCTATGGGAGATCCCTATAACTGGAATACAGCCCAGAAGCCCACCTACGACGAGCTGCATACTCAAACAGCCGTTACCACGACCGACCTGGATGCAAGCCTCACCAAGGCCTATATGTTCACCCATCTTGATGATCACTTCGAACTCACCCTCGGCAAACGGCCAGTGGAAGAGCTCTACGATTTAAAAACCGATCCCGACCAACTACACAATCTGGCTGAAGAGCCATCCAGGGCAGCCGTATTGAAAGAACTGAGACAGCAGGTCGATGCAGTGATGCTCGCTACCAACGATCCAAGACTAACGGATAGCTTTGATTATCTGCCTTACTCAGACTCCACCAAGCCCCGAGTCAGTGTGCGATGA
- a CDS encoding Gfo/Idh/MocA family oxidoreductase, with the protein MSKIWKIAGINFDHFHMGDLLRQAFDHPHAEIVGICDEDPSRMQAAVENFPIPSDRVFTDVDACMRSTDPDLVVICASTARHADYVEKIAPYGKHLFVEKPFADNLKNADRMLAAIQEGQQLIINWPLRWYSSHATAFRLVSEGKIGTVREVHFYDGNRGPLAHGADKVTLDVTAERKAESWFYKKSEGGGSLLDYLGYGTTLAAWYNGGQVPEEVTTITGGDPALEVDEHSITICRYADGTLSKFETKWGTFTDPWTHQPQPKCGFNIVGSEGTIASYDLEPTIRLQTRENPEGKTIPSDDLQHPFHAPIPYVIHCLENKLPIDGPLSAETSRIGQLVVDAAARSAETKSTVSIKL; encoded by the coding sequence ATGAGCAAGATCTGGAAAATAGCCGGCATCAATTTCGATCACTTTCACATGGGCGATCTGCTCAGGCAGGCGTTTGATCATCCTCATGCAGAGATCGTGGGCATCTGTGATGAGGATCCATCACGTATGCAGGCTGCAGTAGAAAATTTTCCCATTCCTTCTGATCGAGTGTTCACAGATGTGGATGCCTGTATGCGCTCCACCGATCCGGATCTGGTTGTCATTTGCGCTTCCACCGCCCGCCACGCTGATTACGTTGAAAAAATCGCACCCTACGGAAAACATCTCTTTGTCGAAAAACCCTTTGCCGACAACTTGAAGAATGCCGACCGCATGCTCGCTGCTATTCAGGAAGGACAGCAATTGATAATCAATTGGCCTTTGCGTTGGTACTCATCGCACGCCACGGCATTTCGGCTCGTCAGCGAAGGGAAGATTGGAACCGTCCGCGAAGTTCACTTTTACGACGGGAACCGAGGCCCACTCGCCCACGGGGCAGACAAGGTGACATTGGATGTCACCGCCGAAAGGAAAGCAGAAAGCTGGTTCTATAAAAAAAGCGAAGGCGGAGGATCACTCCTTGATTACCTGGGTTATGGCACGACCCTGGCAGCTTGGTATAATGGCGGACAAGTCCCCGAAGAAGTCACAACGATCACCGGTGGCGACCCAGCGTTGGAAGTAGACGAACACAGCATCACGATTTGCCGCTATGCCGACGGAACACTTTCAAAATTCGAAACCAAGTGGGGTACCTTTACCGATCCGTGGACGCATCAACCCCAGCCGAAGTGCGGCTTCAACATAGTAGGTTCCGAAGGCACCATTGCTTCCTACGATTTGGAACCTACCATCCGTTTACAAACTCGTGAAAACCCTGAAGGTAAAACCATTCCCTCGGACGATCTTCAACATCCCTTCCATGCCCCGATTCCCTACGTGATCCACTGCCTGGAAAACAAGCTACCCATCGATGGCCCGCTCAGCGCTGAGACCTCCAGAATTGGTCAACTCGTGGTCGATGCTGCCGCCAGAAGTGCTGAAACCAAATCAACAGTATCTATTAAACTGTAG
- a CDS encoding mandelate racemase/muconate lactonizing enzyme family protein, which produces MNYSRRQIIKLGALSGMGCLVASELSVLADEQDRIRSGKKSDLIITNAEQFVVDVRDEGEEIRRGEVRRHFVYKISTNSGITGYSFGRGHPLEDLPRVREILFGKDPFAVDQFLAGGLCQVGSWEHAVWDVQGKALDMPVHRLLGGAVRDKIRVYLTIVWPGKDDQSDVSYERQAEDIKFFQDRGFKGVKIRCWRPQIMDDVEALKEIRRAVGPDFPIMFDRTGQRAPWVWSYDEALKVARGMEEHGAYWIEEPFERENYTSSFRDLLPLEQSPSFQSISRSAKLRQEVGLRITGGEGDNDTRLFAQYLAHDAFDILQPDVILAGGILVCKQISDMVRAFDKPVRMVPHGIHGLPLAGFLQVAAFSPTTNWQELVMTSPGMLPEETLAPGKRLLKNKDVFRVEDGLMSIPQGPGLGLEVDEAALDHYRVRSEKGSSR; this is translated from the coding sequence ATGAATTATTCCAGACGCCAGATTATTAAGCTCGGAGCTTTGTCCGGGATGGGTTGTCTGGTGGCTTCGGAATTATCCGTATTGGCCGATGAGCAGGATCGTATTCGATCCGGCAAAAAGTCGGATCTGATTATCACCAACGCGGAACAGTTTGTGGTCGATGTGCGGGACGAAGGTGAAGAGATTCGGCGCGGAGAAGTCCGGCGGCATTTTGTCTATAAAATTTCCACCAACTCAGGCATAACCGGCTACAGTTTCGGGCGCGGTCATCCGCTTGAGGACTTGCCAAGGGTTCGGGAGATTCTGTTTGGAAAAGATCCGTTTGCGGTGGATCAATTTCTTGCCGGGGGACTTTGCCAGGTCGGTAGTTGGGAACACGCCGTCTGGGATGTGCAAGGCAAAGCTCTGGATATGCCGGTTCATCGTTTGCTGGGCGGAGCGGTCAGGGACAAGATCCGGGTTTACCTGACCATCGTCTGGCCGGGCAAGGATGACCAGTCGGATGTGTCATACGAGCGGCAGGCCGAGGATATCAAATTTTTCCAGGACCGGGGATTCAAAGGCGTAAAGATCCGTTGCTGGCGGCCCCAGATCATGGACGACGTGGAAGCCTTGAAGGAGATCCGGCGCGCGGTCGGGCCCGACTTCCCGATTATGTTCGATCGCACCGGGCAGCGGGCGCCCTGGGTATGGTCTTACGATGAAGCCCTGAAGGTGGCTCGCGGCATGGAGGAGCATGGGGCCTATTGGATTGAAGAGCCTTTTGAGAGGGAAAACTACACCTCGTCTTTTCGCGATCTACTTCCGCTGGAGCAATCTCCATCCTTCCAATCGATTTCCCGTTCGGCCAAATTGCGCCAGGAAGTTGGACTACGCATTACCGGTGGGGAAGGGGACAACGATACGCGTTTGTTTGCCCAGTACTTGGCCCATGACGCCTTCGACATTCTGCAACCGGATGTGATTTTAGCCGGAGGTATTTTGGTGTGTAAGCAGATTTCCGATATGGTCCGGGCGTTTGACAAACCAGTCAGGATGGTGCCCCACGGTATCCATGGTCTTCCACTGGCCGGCTTCCTCCAGGTGGCGGCCTTTTCACCCACCACGAATTGGCAAGAGTTGGTGATGACTTCGCCGGGCATGCTGCCCGAGGAGACCCTCGCTCCCGGGAAGCGGCTCCTGAAAAACAAAGACGTATTCCGCGTCGAGGATGGATTGATGTCTATCCCGCAGGGTCCGGGGCTGGGGCTTGAAGTCGATGAAGCAGCGCTCGACCACTACCGGGTGCGATCAGAAAAAGGGAGCTCCAGGTAA
- a CDS encoding SDR family oxidoreductase, translating to MELIGKVIVIIGGTTGIGGSAAKACVKAGAKVVVVGRSEESCKSIATELGENGITLAADATAPDTADKAIDLALESFGGFHGLYHVAGGSGRKFGDGPLHEITDEGWEKTLNWNLTSLFQSNRAAARRFLELGTGGSVLNLGSVLGYSPSSKYFASHAYAASKAAIIGFTKSVAAYYADKNIRFNVLAPALVETPMAQRAAEDDTIQKFIATKQPLDGGRIGRPSDLDQAAIYFLSDSSRFTTGQILSVDGGWSVSEGQY from the coding sequence ATCGAATTAATCGGAAAAGTCATCGTCATCATTGGCGGCACCACTGGCATAGGCGGTAGTGCTGCTAAAGCCTGCGTAAAAGCCGGAGCCAAAGTGGTCGTGGTCGGACGCTCGGAAGAAAGCTGCAAATCCATCGCAACAGAACTCGGCGAAAATGGGATCACATTGGCCGCCGACGCCACCGCTCCTGATACCGCAGATAAAGCCATCGACTTGGCACTGGAGAGTTTTGGTGGCTTCCATGGTCTTTACCACGTCGCCGGAGGAAGCGGCCGGAAATTTGGCGATGGACCTCTCCATGAGATCACCGACGAGGGTTGGGAAAAAACCCTGAACTGGAACCTGACTTCTCTCTTTCAATCCAACCGCGCCGCGGCACGTCGTTTTCTCGAACTGGGTACCGGAGGATCTGTACTAAACCTGGGTTCGGTACTCGGCTACTCCCCTTCCTCAAAATATTTTGCCAGTCACGCTTACGCGGCATCGAAGGCAGCAATCATTGGTTTCACCAAATCAGTAGCAGCTTACTACGCTGACAAAAACATTCGTTTCAACGTGCTTGCCCCTGCGCTGGTTGAAACACCCATGGCACAACGCGCTGCTGAGGATGATACCATTCAGAAATTTATTGCCACCAAACAACCGCTCGATGGAGGACGCATCGGTCGACCCTCTGACCTGGATCAAGCCGCCATCTATTTCCTAAGCGACAGCTCCAGATTCACCACCGGCCAGATACTTTCAGTCGATGGCGGCTGGAGTGTGAGCGAAGGTCAGTATTAA
- a CDS encoding SIS domain-containing protein: MTPTQQYLKKSRGLIDAVAAQENAINQAADWFAETILAGRMVHLFGSGHSRIMTEEMWPRYGSFPGFNPIVELSLTFHNLVVGANGQRQAMYLENVSGLAEQILRNFDLSDQDSALVVSSSGCNRVPIEIAEQFQKAGVKVVALISKLHSEASTTKDDRGKKLSDFAELVLDSGAPVGDAMVYVEGLDTPVSPGSTIGGCLLVNSIKAEVAQRLTAAGHPPKVLTAGAIVGAEKANELFQSAYDEHGRRIAKYYANLGKPSIQPPSRAKVIE; the protein is encoded by the coding sequence ATGACACCTACACAACAATACCTCAAAAAATCTCGCGGACTCATTGATGCCGTGGCAGCACAGGAAAACGCCATCAATCAGGCTGCCGACTGGTTCGCCGAAACCATATTGGCAGGCCGCATGGTTCACTTATTTGGATCCGGTCACAGCCGAATAATGACGGAAGAAATGTGGCCGCGCTATGGTTCATTTCCCGGCTTTAATCCGATTGTCGAACTCTCGCTCACGTTTCACAACCTGGTAGTCGGTGCCAACGGTCAGAGACAAGCTATGTATCTGGAAAACGTCTCCGGATTAGCTGAGCAGATTCTAAGAAACTTCGATCTAAGTGACCAGGACAGTGCCCTGGTCGTTTCATCGAGCGGTTGCAATCGTGTTCCCATCGAGATAGCAGAACAATTTCAAAAAGCAGGTGTAAAAGTGGTTGCACTCATCAGTAAGCTTCACTCGGAAGCATCGACGACCAAGGACGATCGCGGAAAAAAACTCTCCGATTTCGCCGAGCTGGTTTTGGACTCAGGTGCACCCGTTGGCGATGCCATGGTTTATGTCGAGGGATTGGATACACCGGTCTCCCCCGGTTCCACCATCGGAGGCTGCCTTCTGGTGAACTCTATTAAGGCTGAAGTGGCCCAGAGATTAACCGCTGCAGGGCACCCTCCCAAAGTACTTACCGCAGGAGCAATTGTCGGTGCCGAAAAAGCGAACGAATTATTTCAATCCGCCTACGATGAGCATGGACGCCGTATCGCGAAGTATTACGCCAACCTGGGCAAACCTTCCATTCAACCGCCTTCAAGAGCCAAAGTAATTGAATGA